A window of the Agrococcus jejuensis genome harbors these coding sequences:
- the ykgO gene encoding type B 50S ribosomal protein L36, which yields MKVRASLKSLAKQPGAQVVRRRGTVFVINKRNPRMKGRQG from the coding sequence GTGAAGGTGCGCGCATCCCTCAAGTCGCTCGCGAAGCAGCCCGGCGCGCAGGTCGTGCGCCGCCGCGGCACGGTCTTCGTCATCAACAAGCGCAACCCGCGCATGAAGGGCCGCCAGGGCTAG
- a CDS encoding Pr6Pr family membrane protein, translated as MMTTTSRGLTDRSTLVVALRTTVLLAGISAEVWNLVTVAGEGERISEHLGYFTVQSNLLVLAVVAWMLLRPEGRPRWFDALRGATTAYIVLTGLVWAVLLASPEEALGFTVEYPSFVQHRLIPVLMALDWLLVPTQRPLRVGRCIPAWMAYPIAYLALSWVRGGLLDGWIPYPFLDPAVHGGIGELVVPTGQVLLAFVVGIALVAIVGRARWRPREGLERPVPRIGVGASASD; from the coding sequence ATGATGACGACGACGTCGCGAGGACTCACCGACCGCTCGACGCTCGTCGTCGCGCTGCGCACCACCGTGCTGCTCGCCGGCATCTCGGCCGAGGTCTGGAACCTCGTGACCGTCGCCGGCGAGGGCGAGCGCATCAGCGAGCACCTCGGCTACTTCACGGTGCAGTCGAACCTGCTCGTGCTCGCGGTCGTCGCCTGGATGCTGCTGCGCCCCGAGGGTCGGCCGCGCTGGTTCGACGCCCTGCGCGGCGCCACGACGGCGTACATCGTGCTCACGGGCCTCGTGTGGGCCGTGCTGCTCGCGTCGCCCGAGGAGGCGCTGGGCTTCACCGTCGAGTACCCGAGCTTCGTGCAGCACCGGCTCATCCCGGTGCTCATGGCGCTCGACTGGCTGCTCGTGCCGACGCAGCGGCCGCTGCGCGTGGGCCGCTGCATCCCCGCGTGGATGGCGTACCCGATCGCGTACCTCGCGCTGTCGTGGGTGCGCGGCGGGCTGCTCGACGGATGGATCCCCTACCCGTTCCTCGACCCGGCCGTGCACGGCGGCATCGGCGAGCTGGTCGTGCCGACCGGGCAGGTGCTGCTCGCGTTCGTCGTGGGCATCGCGCTCGTCGCGATCGTCGGGCGGGCGCGCTGGCGGCCGCGCGAGGGTCTCGAGCGGCCGGTGCCGCGCATCGGGGTCGGGGCGTCGGCCTCGGACTGA
- the mfd gene encoding transcription-repair coupling factor produces MSLAPLLAVLEETALADARRRIAVGGAFTVAEGMRSPLLAAIASTDRPLLVVTSTKREADALVAELGAWVPGATVVGFPAWETLPHERLSPSPETVGQRWRALHDVRTRPAGTPAIVVASARAALQPTPLGLADTQAIVLESGQRGVDLADLTRALVAHAYQRVDMVTRRGEFAVRGGILDVFSPAEEHPIRVDLFGDEVEQLRWFRVADQRSDPEVVPLIELPPARELLLTDDVRARAERLQRELPAMEGMLEKIANGIVVEGMESLAPLLLPQLVPLTHHLPDVAVAVIGPERVRDRVAILDDTNREFLEAAWSAAAAGAQVPVDLAAGGFLELGDLRDAADGPWYALSAFGTDLTDDGAELIASIPNPIGQGADAAVDAVVALARDGWRVVVTAAGHGTGERAASVLAERGVAARQADELPADLEAGVVHVAKANVEHGFRVADARIALVSEAELFGRAVGVDSRAPRRLATRRGTVVDPLQLKPGDLVVHETHGIGRFIELTQRTVSSGGRNPTQTVREYLVLEYAASKRGQPGDRLSIPTDQLDQLSRYVGGESPQLSRMGGSEWQAAKSKARKAVRDIAVELVKLYAARMASKGHAFGPDTPWQHELEDAFPYAETPDQLTTIDEVKRDMEREVPMDRLLSGDVGFGKTEVAVRAAFKAIQDGKQVAMLVPTTLLVRQHHETFTARFAGFPVQVAALSRFQTNAEAKATIQGVIDGTVDMVVGTHRILTDAVRFKDLGLVIIDEEQRFGVEHKDLLKQMKTNVDVLSMSATPIPRTLEMAVTGIREMSTLATAPEARHPILTFVGAHSDQQVAAAIRRELLREGQVFFVHNRVSSIARTAARISELVPEARIAIAHGKMNEHQLEQVIVDFWERRFDVLVSTTIVETGLDIPNANTLIVDRAERYGLSQLHQLRGRVGRGRERAYAYFLYDAETPLSETAHDRLETIAVHNELGAGMQVAMKDLEIRGAGNLLGGEQSGHIAGVGFDLYLRMVGEAVSTFRGDAEDAPRELRLELPVDAVIPESYLDAERLRLEAYQKLSAAASSASDTAIDTVADELQDRYGPPPQQVTTLLAMARLRRQAMQARLSEVITVGPNLRVGPADLPESLQLRLRRMYPTAKWNASAHSLLVPVPTAGGGRLAGTQAQPLPDAELIDWVSQLLTALFPPPKADAPVRLDADGHPIEAEER; encoded by the coding sequence GTGAGCCTCGCGCCACTGCTCGCCGTCCTCGAGGAGACGGCGCTCGCCGACGCTCGTCGCCGCATCGCGGTCGGTGGTGCGTTCACGGTCGCGGAGGGCATGCGCTCGCCGCTGCTCGCCGCGATCGCATCCACCGATCGTCCGCTGCTCGTCGTCACGTCGACGAAGCGCGAGGCGGATGCGCTCGTCGCCGAGCTCGGCGCGTGGGTGCCTGGCGCGACGGTCGTGGGCTTCCCCGCGTGGGAGACGTTGCCGCACGAGCGGCTGAGCCCGAGCCCCGAGACGGTCGGCCAGCGGTGGCGGGCGCTGCACGACGTGCGCACGCGGCCGGCGGGCACGCCCGCCATCGTCGTGGCCTCCGCCCGTGCGGCGCTGCAGCCGACGCCCCTCGGCCTCGCCGACACGCAGGCGATCGTGCTCGAGTCGGGGCAGCGCGGCGTCGACCTCGCCGACCTCACGCGTGCCCTCGTCGCCCACGCCTACCAGCGCGTCGACATGGTGACGCGGCGCGGCGAGTTCGCCGTGCGCGGCGGCATCCTCGACGTCTTCAGCCCCGCCGAGGAGCACCCGATCCGCGTCGACCTGTTCGGCGACGAGGTCGAGCAGCTGCGGTGGTTCCGCGTCGCCGACCAGCGCTCCGATCCCGAGGTCGTGCCGCTCATCGAGCTGCCGCCCGCGCGTGAGCTGCTGCTCACCGACGACGTGCGCGCCCGCGCCGAGCGGCTGCAGCGCGAGCTGCCCGCGATGGAGGGCATGCTCGAGAAGATCGCGAACGGCATCGTCGTCGAGGGCATGGAGTCGCTCGCGCCGCTGCTGCTGCCGCAGCTCGTGCCGCTCACGCACCACCTGCCCGACGTCGCGGTCGCCGTGATCGGCCCCGAGCGCGTGCGCGACCGCGTCGCGATCCTCGACGACACGAACCGGGAGTTCCTCGAGGCCGCGTGGTCGGCGGCCGCGGCGGGCGCGCAGGTGCCCGTCGACCTCGCAGCCGGCGGCTTCCTCGAGCTCGGCGACCTGCGCGACGCCGCCGACGGCCCCTGGTACGCGCTCTCGGCGTTCGGCACCGACCTCACCGACGACGGCGCCGAGCTCATCGCGAGCATCCCGAACCCCATCGGCCAGGGCGCGGACGCCGCGGTCGACGCCGTCGTCGCGCTCGCACGCGACGGCTGGCGCGTCGTCGTGACCGCCGCCGGCCACGGCACGGGCGAGCGCGCCGCATCCGTGCTCGCCGAGCGCGGCGTCGCCGCCCGCCAGGCCGACGAGCTGCCCGCCGACCTCGAGGCCGGCGTCGTGCACGTGGCGAAGGCGAACGTCGAGCACGGCTTCCGCGTCGCCGACGCACGCATCGCGCTCGTGAGCGAGGCCGAGCTCTTCGGCCGCGCCGTCGGCGTCGACTCCCGCGCCCCGCGCCGCCTCGCGACACGCCGCGGCACCGTCGTCGACCCGCTGCAGCTGAAGCCCGGCGACCTCGTCGTGCACGAGACGCACGGCATCGGCCGCTTCATCGAGCTCACGCAGCGCACCGTCTCCTCCGGCGGCCGCAACCCCACGCAGACGGTGCGCGAGTACCTCGTGCTCGAGTACGCGGCGTCGAAGCGCGGCCAGCCCGGCGACCGCCTGTCGATCCCCACCGACCAGCTCGACCAGCTGTCGCGCTACGTCGGCGGCGAGAGCCCGCAGCTGTCGCGCATGGGCGGCAGCGAGTGGCAGGCCGCGAAGTCGAAGGCGCGAAAGGCCGTGCGCGACATCGCCGTCGAGCTCGTGAAGCTCTACGCGGCGCGCATGGCGTCGAAGGGCCACGCGTTCGGCCCCGACACCCCGTGGCAGCACGAGCTCGAGGATGCGTTCCCGTACGCCGAGACCCCCGATCAGCTGACGACGATCGACGAGGTCAAGCGCGACATGGAGCGCGAGGTGCCCATGGACCGCCTGCTGTCGGGCGACGTCGGCTTCGGCAAGACCGAGGTCGCCGTGCGCGCGGCGTTCAAGGCCATCCAGGACGGCAAGCAGGTCGCGATGCTCGTGCCGACGACGCTGCTCGTGCGCCAGCACCACGAGACGTTCACGGCGCGCTTCGCCGGCTTCCCCGTGCAGGTCGCGGCGCTGAGCCGCTTCCAGACGAACGCCGAGGCGAAGGCCACGATCCAGGGGGTCATCGACGGCACCGTCGACATGGTCGTCGGCACGCACCGCATCCTCACGGACGCCGTGAGGTTCAAGGACCTCGGCCTCGTCATCATCGACGAGGAGCAGCGCTTCGGCGTCGAGCACAAGGATCTGCTCAAGCAGATGAAGACGAACGTCGACGTGCTGTCGATGTCGGCGACGCCCATCCCGCGCACGCTCGAGATGGCGGTCACGGGCATCCGCGAGATGTCGACGCTCGCGACGGCGCCCGAGGCCAGGCACCCCATCCTCACGTTCGTCGGTGCGCACTCCGACCAGCAGGTCGCGGCCGCCATCCGCCGCGAGCTGCTGCGCGAGGGCCAGGTGTTCTTCGTGCACAACCGCGTCTCGTCGATCGCCCGCACGGCGGCGCGCATCTCGGAGCTCGTGCCCGAGGCGCGCATCGCCATCGCGCACGGCAAGATGAACGAGCACCAGCTCGAGCAGGTCATCGTCGACTTCTGGGAGCGTCGCTTCGACGTGCTCGTGTCGACGACGATCGTCGAGACGGGCCTCGACATCCCCAACGCGAACACGCTCATCGTCGACCGCGCCGAGCGCTACGGCCTCAGCCAGCTGCACCAGCTGCGCGGCCGCGTCGGCCGTGGCCGCGAGCGCGCGTACGCGTACTTCCTCTACGACGCCGAGACGCCGCTGTCGGAGACGGCGCACGACCGCCTCGAGACCATCGCGGTGCACAACGAGCTCGGCGCCGGCATGCAGGTCGCGATGAAGGACCTCGAGATCCGCGGCGCCGGCAACCTGCTCGGCGGCGAGCAGTCGGGCCACATCGCGGGCGTCGGCTTCGACCTGTACCTGCGGATGGTGGGCGAGGCGGTGTCGACGTTCCGCGGCGACGCCGAGGACGCGCCGCGCGAGCTGCGCCTCGAGCTGCCCGTCGACGCCGTGATCCCCGAGTCGTACCTCGACGCCGAGCGCCTGCGCCTCGAGGCGTACCAGAAGCTCTCGGCCGCGGCATCGTCGGCGTCGGACACCGCGATCGACACGGTCGCCGACGAGCTGCAGGACCGCTACGGCCCGCCGCCGCAGCAGGTCACGACCCTGCTCGCGATGGCGCGCCTGCGCCGCCAGGCGATGCAGGCGAGGCTCTCGGAGGTCATCACCGTGGGCCCGAACCTGCGCGTCGGCCCCGCCGACCTGCCCGAGTCGCTGCAGCTGCGCCTGCGCCGCATGTACCCGACGGCCAAGTGGAACGCCTCCGCGCACTCGCTGCTCGTGCCCGTGCCCACCGCCGGCGGCGGACGGCTCGCGGGCACGCAGGCGCAGCCGCTGCCCGACGCCGAGCTCATCGACTGGGTGTCGCAGCTGCTCACGGCGCTCTTCCCGCCGCCGAAGGCAGACGCGCCCGTGCGGCTGGACGCCGACGGGCACCCCATCGAGGCCGAGGAGCGCTGA
- a CDS encoding HNH endonuclease signature motif containing protein, with protein sequence MRDQGQVETGVVDALIALEASFASLPDAELLVAIDELAARRRAIDAAIVRAAAEAAARSDHRPADESLVRCAGYGSVERMLQAKIGVRWSEAKQLRAVASATSEMVAISGGTIPIRYPEVAAALAQGWLSVPQAHAITSGLDKHHGRASAEDVEDAERLLVSVGCGTHVDDVEPAVPETLTVLAKRCLDHIDPDGDEPRYEQQLADRYLAFTRSSRGGYDIRGHCTDDQQEVIAACFDAEVKPRRVVFEDACGATDEPVLDADGNPIEQPIDDRTMEQRRLDAFVAIVNRHAEASAPRICGEAPTLTITVAADVLAGQPATTLEDLPTLSRTGETVPVSIAARYLCDSFVQILVQDDAGQPLRMGRKRRLFSKSQRRAIVARDRHCRAPGCTAPPGWCETHHVTPWSYGGDTDVDNGILLCQHHHTELHRGALTITRAPQPTITEPADHPTDPSTPPTTRGRRPRTRPRRWRVTSAYPRRHRTRTPLRR encoded by the coding sequence ATGCGCGATCAGGGGCAGGTCGAGACGGGAGTCGTCGACGCGCTGATCGCCCTCGAAGCCTCCTTCGCGTCGCTGCCCGACGCCGAGCTGCTCGTCGCGATCGATGAGCTCGCTGCTCGCCGCCGCGCCATCGACGCCGCGATCGTGCGCGCTGCCGCGGAGGCCGCCGCGAGATCGGACCACCGGCCGGCCGACGAGTCCCTCGTGCGCTGCGCGGGCTACGGCTCCGTCGAGCGGATGCTGCAGGCGAAGATCGGCGTGCGCTGGTCGGAGGCGAAGCAGCTGCGTGCCGTGGCGTCGGCGACGAGCGAGATGGTCGCGATCTCCGGCGGCACGATCCCCATCCGGTACCCCGAGGTCGCGGCAGCGCTGGCACAGGGGTGGCTGTCGGTGCCGCAGGCGCACGCGATCACGTCGGGCCTCGACAAGCACCACGGTCGCGCGTCGGCGGAGGACGTCGAGGATGCGGAGCGCCTCCTCGTGTCCGTCGGCTGCGGCACGCACGTCGACGATGTCGAGCCGGCCGTCCCCGAGACGCTGACCGTGTTGGCGAAGCGGTGCCTCGACCACATCGACCCCGACGGCGACGAGCCCCGGTACGAGCAGCAGCTCGCCGACCGCTACCTCGCCTTCACCAGGTCGAGTCGTGGCGGGTACGACATTCGCGGGCACTGCACCGACGACCAGCAGGAGGTCATCGCGGCGTGCTTCGACGCGGAGGTCAAGCCGCGCCGAGTCGTGTTCGAGGACGCGTGCGGCGCGACCGACGAGCCCGTGCTCGATGCGGACGGCAACCCGATCGAGCAGCCCATCGACGACCGCACGATGGAGCAGCGGCGGCTCGACGCGTTCGTCGCGATCGTGAACCGGCACGCGGAGGCGTCCGCGCCGCGGATCTGCGGCGAGGCGCCCACGCTCACGATCACCGTCGCCGCCGACGTCCTCGCCGGGCAGCCCGCGACGACGCTCGAGGACCTCCCGACCCTGTCCCGCACCGGCGAGACGGTGCCGGTCTCGATCGCCGCCCGATACCTCTGCGACTCCTTCGTGCAGATCCTCGTGCAGGACGACGCCGGTCAGCCGCTGCGGATGGGCCGCAAGCGGCGCCTGTTCTCCAAGTCCCAACGCCGCGCGATCGTCGCTCGCGACCGCCACTGCCGAGCCCCCGGCTGCACCGCGCCGCCGGGATGGTGCGAGACGCACCACGTCACACCGTGGTCGTACGGCGGCGACACCGACGTCGACAACGGCATCCTGCTCTGCCAGCACCACCACACCGAGCTCCACCGCGGTGCCCTCACGATCACGCGCGCACCGCAGCCGACGATCACCGAGCCCGCCGACCACCCCACCGACCCGTCGACACCGCCGACCACACGTGGCCGCCGACCACGCACCCGGCCCCGACGCTGGCGCGTCACCTCTGCCTACCCCAGGCGGCACCGCACCCGCACACCCCTGCGCAGGTGA
- a CDS encoding MazG family protein: MTDDATTDAVPGAAEAFGELVDVVARLRRPGGCPWDAEQTHESLVTYLVEEAYELVDAIESGDVAGIREELGDVLYQVLFHADIAAVDEGFDVADVARDTAEKMRSRHPHVFGDAQVSGVDDVVASWDALKKAEKSQRESALDGIPPGLPALALAQKTLQRARKGGLVTPPEASTAAPATEAELGAALLAIVEQAGAHGLDAERALRLAVRDRDAALRAQERAARTAEA; the protein is encoded by the coding sequence GTGACCGACGACGCGACGACGGATGCCGTGCCCGGTGCGGCGGAGGCGTTCGGCGAGCTCGTCGACGTCGTCGCGCGGCTGCGCAGGCCGGGCGGCTGCCCGTGGGATGCGGAGCAGACCCACGAGAGCCTCGTGACGTACCTCGTCGAGGAGGCCTACGAGCTCGTCGACGCCATCGAGTCGGGCGACGTCGCGGGCATCCGCGAGGAGCTCGGCGACGTGCTCTACCAGGTGCTCTTCCACGCCGACATCGCCGCGGTCGACGAGGGCTTCGACGTCGCCGACGTCGCGCGCGACACGGCCGAGAAGATGCGCTCGCGGCATCCGCACGTCTTCGGCGACGCGCAGGTGTCGGGGGTCGACGACGTCGTGGCGTCGTGGGATGCGCTGAAGAAGGCCGAGAAGTCGCAGCGCGAGAGCGCGCTCGACGGCATCCCGCCGGGTCTGCCCGCGCTGGCGCTCGCGCAGAAGACGCTGCAGCGGGCGCGCAAGGGCGGGCTCGTGACGCCGCCCGAGGCTTCGACTGCCGCGCCGGCGACCGAGGCCGAGCTCGGCGCCGCGCTGCTCGCGATCGTCGAGCAGGCGGGCGCCCACGGCCTCGACGCCGAGCGTGCGCTGCGCCTCGCGGTGCGTGACCGCGACGCGGCGCTGCGGGCGCAGGAGCGCGCCGCGCGCACCGCCGAGGCATGA